AAACCGGAATGCTTTTCGTCCATAATTTTTGCATATTGTCCTGTAATATAAAGGCCATCCTCCTGTTCGTAAAGATAAATGCTTGTGTATTTATCTGCCAGATCTAGAAGGGGTTTTATTGCTTTTGCGGCAGCTTCATCGTCTGAGGATTCTGGAAGTGATAAATTTTGTGCAGTTTCGTCCAATTTCGTCCAGAAATCTTCGTCATCAATCTGGGACTGTAAAATTTCAAAATTGCCTGTCCAGTTTACCAGAGTCCATTTATTTAGCCAAAGCAGTTCGAATAATGTTGCAGAAATCGTCAGAGCCAGAAGCAAGATCAAAAGAAAACGGTTCTGTAATTTCATGGTACTGAATTTTTTTTTCATGCTGTTACCTCATTGTTACTGAATGAAAATTATTAGTCGCAACGATACCCTTTTCCCCAGACTGTTTTAATTAGTTCAGGATTACCGGGATGATCTTCCACTTTGGAGCGTAAGTTTCGAATATGTACGGTGACAGTATTATTTGCACCGTAGTAATAAGGCTCCTGCCAGACAGACTCAAAAAGACGTTGGGCAGAAAATGTCTGGTGGCGGTTCGCGACCAGCAGTTCCAACATGGAGTATTCCGTTTCTGTAAGATCTAAAAGCTGCCCATTTTTATGAACTTCCCGGACAGTCTGGTTTATTTCCAGATCGTGAAAGAGCAGGATACGATGCCTGGAGTCAGAAGCATTCGATGTACTAGCTATTGGTTCAGCAGTCGGATTAACAGAAGCACTATTGATACTTTGATTGCCGCTTTCATTTTTCCCTTTGTATACCTGGTAACGCCGAATCAATGCTTTGCTCCGGCTGATCAGTTCGTTGTAGGAAAATGGTTTTGCCAGATAATCATCACCACCGCTGGAAAAGCCAAGTGTCTTATCGCTTTCCTTTGTGCGGGCACTTAAAAACAGAATTGGCGCATTGCTCAGTTCCCGGATTTTCCGGCATGTCTGATAGCCATTTGGCCCCGGCATCATAATATCCAGAATAATCAGGTCGAAATCCTGCTGCTCAATGAGTGTAAGTGCCTGCGCCCCATTTTCTGCTTCAGATACTTCGAAACCTTCCCCACCAAGCAGCACATTTATAATTTCCCGGATTTCCGGGTTGTCATCTACGATTAAAATACAAGTCTTATCCATAGAAATAACTCCTTTCGATAGATCTATTATACAGGAGTTTAGAAAAAATAAAAAATCTTCTTAAGAAACTTTAAGATTTAATTAGGCATTTTCTTAAGGGATGAGTGTTAAACTTTGGGCATACTGAATGATAAAGCAGAGATGACGAGTAGTGTCTTCTGCAGGGACTGAATTTATGGAGGTATGCAAAATGGACAGAATCAGTATTGTGGTTCCGTGTTTTAACGAAGAGGAAGCGTTGCCGGTGTATTATCGGGAGATGAAGCGCGTCATGGGCGAGCTGTCAGAGGTTTCCTTTGAGATCCTTTTCGTGGACGATGGTTCCAGCGACAAGACTTTAGAAATATTGAAACAATTAAATGCAAAAGATGGAAGATGTGAATATTTATCTTTCTCCAGAAACTTTGGAAAAGAAGCAGCTATATACGCGGGGCTTAAACATGCAAGTGGAGACTATGTGGCAACGATGGACGTAGATCTCCAGGATCCACCTGGACTTCTTCCGGAAATGTATCGTATTTTGAAGGAAGAACCTTATGACAGTGTTGCGACAAGACGTGCCACCAGAACCGGAGAGCCAAAAATCCGCTCCTTCTTATCTGAGACATTTTATAAGTTTATTAACAGCATTTCCAAGACAGAAATTGTCAATGGTGCAAGAGATTATCGGCTGATGAAACGGATTATGGTGGACGCCGTATTGGAAATGAGTGAATATAATCGTTTCTCGAAGGGAATTTTCGGCTGGGTCGGATTCCGTACAAAATGGCTGGAATTCCAAAACGTGGAGCGTTCGGCAGGAGAAACAAAATGGTCTCTTCGGAAACTATTTTCTTATTCGCTGGAAGGAATTACCGGATTTTCAGTAGCACCTTTGTCTCTGGCATCTGTTATGGGAGTAGGGTTCTGCGCGTTGGCATTTATTATGATTGCAGTAATCATAGTACGGACATTAATTTGGGGCGATCCGGTTGCAGGCTGGCCGTCAATGGTATGTATTATCTTTTTGGTGAGCGGGGTTCAACTGTTCTGTCTTGGAATCGTGGGAGAGTATCTGGCTAAGACATATCTGGAGACGAAGCACCGTCCGATATTTATATTGAAAGAAAGTAAAGTTCAGATGGCAGGAAAAGTAGCAGGAGACAGCTTTGTGGGAAGCGGTGTGAATGCTGTAATGCGAGAAAAGAAATCCGGGGAGGAATCTCATGAAGACAAGACAGTCAAAGCGTCTGCATAATCAAAATGTTGGAACAACAAAGCCGGAACATCTGCATAATAATGAAGAATCAACGATGTCAAAATATCTGTATTATGCAGGGTATGTAATACTTGCAGCACTGACATTATTTTTCTGTTGGATGTTTTGCCTCAGATGGGGAGTATTTGGAGCGAAGGTGGACTGGATCAGCCAGCACAGTGTTATTCCGGATTATTTCAGAAAACAGTTTTATGAGACAGGAAATCTATTCCCGGAATTCGCTATGAACCTGGGCGGAGGACAGAACATATACAATTATTCATATTATGGACTTTACAGTCCGTTATTTTTGTTGTCCTACGCATTGCCTTTTGTGAAAATGTCTACGTATGTTATTGTTATGGAAATGCTATGCTTGATGGCTTCGGTGCTTTTATTGTATCTGTGGCTGAATCGAAAAGGATTTGGCAGAGCTGTCAGCTTCGCTGTGGCTGTTATTTTTTTGCTGACGGGACCTATGATCTGCCAGTCCTACAGCCAGATTATGTTCGTTAATTACATGCCATTTTTAATCCTGGCTATGATGGGCGTGGACAGATACTTTGAAAAAAGGCGTTCAGGGCTTTTGGCAGTCAGTACATTTCTTATGATCATGACCAGCTTTTACTTCAGTATCGGAGGAATGCTGGCGTTGGTAATCTATGGAATTCATTGTTACGGACGAAAACTGGAAGGAAAAAATGAGCGTGCCACAGTAAAAGGGTTTCTGTGCGAGGGCGTGAGATTTCTTCTGCCTATGATTTTTGCAGTACTGGCAAGCGGAGTCCTTCTTGTGCCGACAGCCCTTGCATTGATTGGAAGAAGTTCCGGTGAATCTTCCGGAGGCAGCGCGAATGCAGAAAGCCTGTCGGTATTGCTTGGAAGTGGAAATGCAACAAAAATCCTGAAAGGACTTTTCTTTCCACAACTTAGATTGTCAGGAGTTTTTTATTCACCGTATGGTCTGGGATTCGGAACGCTGATGCTGACGGTGCTTGTTGCGACTATGTTCAGGCGAAGATGGAGTGACAGAGTAATGTCGTGGATCATTGCCATTGTCGCAGGCGTACCGGTTTTTGTATACATTTTAAATGGGGGACTTTATCTGAGGGACAAGGCACTGATCCCGTTAATTCCGCTTTTTTGCTATATGCTTGCCATGTATATAAAGAAGGTGAGCTGTGAAGAGTTTTCGTGGGGCGGCTGTATTCCATATGTTGTCACGATGGAACTTATCTATATAGGAAGAAACCAGGAAGGAATGGGAAATCTGTGGCCATTTTTGATGACAGAATCTCAGATTATGTTTGGTTGTTATCTGGCAACAGGTGTGATAAAAGAAGTGTGGAGAAAACGAAGGAAGACAATCTGGAGAATTAGAGGAACAGTTTTAATTTTAGCAGGTTCTATGGTGGTATTTCTGGCAGTATTTGATAATCAGTATGCCAAGGAAAAACAGGAGATGCTGGATACAACATTTTATAAACAGGTAACAGATTCTAAAATTACAGATGCAATTCAGACAGCAACCGATGAGGCAAAAAAAGATGGAGGATTTTACCGGACAGTCCAGCTTGGCACTGACGATGAAAATGCAGCAAATTTAAATCGTGTGTGGAACACAGATCAGTACATTTCTTCCATCTATTCTTCTTCCTATAATAAGGCCTACCAGAATTTTAGAAAGGATACATTTGGGCTGGAACAGCCTTACCGGAATTTTCTGATGCAATCTGAGGAGTCAAATCCGATTTATGCGAGATTCATGGGCGAAAAATACATTGTTACAAAGTCTAAGATGAAAGGTGTCAGGCTTCTTGGAAAGTCGGGGGAGTGGAAGATTTATGAAAATGAAAGCGCAGCTTCGATCATCTATGGAACAAGCCAGGTTATGAGTGAGAAAAATTATGATAAGTTGGACTATCCATATAATCAGACAACGCTTCTTCAGAAGGCAGTTGTGCCGGAGAGTGCCACGAAGCAGACGGACAGTATAGAGGCGGTGGACAATTTGCACAACGCAGTACTGCGATTTGGGGAAAACTCATGCATTTCCGAGGCAGACGGTGGATATCATATTTTTGCCAGGAAGGATACAAAAGTCAAAGCAGAGATTGTGAGCCAGATAGACATAAATTCAGTGAATACAGTGAATACAGAGAATGCCGGTGAAAACACAAACGTTGCGAATGAAACAAAAACAGATTCTGGTAACAGAGTTTTATTGCTTCGGTTCAAGGTCAAGAATCTGAAACCCTCAAAAGATCTGACAATCTGGGTGGATGGCAATCGTAATAAACTGAGCGCTAAGCAGCGGGTCTATTATAATGATAACACAACGTTTACTTATGCAGTGGCACTTGAGGGTGATGAAAATCAGGTAGAGGTTACATTTAGCAAAGGAAAATATAATCTGTCTGATGTGGAAGCATATATAGCAACGTTGCCGGGAACAGAGCTTTATGAATCAGAGTTTTTACAAAATAGCACAAAGACAAAGGGAAACGTAATTGCCGGAAATCTGACAATGCAAAAGTCAGGATATCTGATTACTTCGATTCCATACGATTCCGGATTCAAAATACAGGTTGATGGAAAAAATGTAAAAAGTGAGAAAGTAAATACAGCGTTCCTTGGCTGTAAGATGAAGGCAGGGGAGCATGACATTGTCATCACATACCATGCACCGGGGATGGCAGCAGGAAAAGTGATGTCCTTTGTCGGAATGATGGGATTTCTTATTTTATCTGTGTTAGAACATGTTGACACAAAAAAATGAAAGTGGTAAATTTAAAAGAGAAGTTAGCGAGTGCTAAATACGTCAGATGAGCCTGAAATCATTTGACCGACACCGCCAGTGAGGCTCGAATCATATAGGAAAGAGGGAATCTAACATGGGAAGATATTATCGTTTATCTAAGAAAATCACAGATGATATGGCAACCGCAATTTTGAACGAGATTAATGAACTGGAAAATGTTCAGACAGCAAGAATAACAGAAGATAATAAGTATCTGTTCGTGGACACGAAGGATCAGCAGTATCCAGAGGTTATGACACGTGCATTGAATATCTGCAGCCGTCTGGGTGGCAAATGCGAACTTTCATTTGCAGGTTTTGAAGGTGGATTCCAACCATAAGGTGTAAGAAAAAATATAAAAATCCGGATTTGCGTAATATCACATGGTTAGTGAGGACTGCGAAAAATCCGGATTTTTTGATTCTGTTGTTTTCTATTAACGGTTATTTCATTCATGTAGCTTATACAGAACAATTAGTTTTTCTCATTATCTGCGAGATACTTTTTTAAAGCGGAAAAACTCTCTGAGCTGATGACATGCTCAATCTTACATGCATCTTCAGCGGCAGTTTCCGGATCCACCCCAATTGAAATCAGAAAACTTGTCAGGAATGTGTGACGTTCGTAAATTTTCCCGGCAATTGCCATACCACTGTCTGTCAGGTTGATATAACCATTTTCATCAACAGTAATATAATTATTTAATCGAAGATTCTTCATTGCAACACTGACACTTGGCTTAGAAAAAGAAAGCTCATGTGCAATATCAATTGACCTGACATTTCCAAGTCTGTTTTTCAGAATCAGTATTGTTTCCAGATAATCTTCTGCAGATTCACGTATTACCATAATAAACACCTCGCTTTGCGGTAAAATAATCCCCTGTCCATTGGAATTGTATTAGAAATTATATCATAAAATGGGAAGTTGTTCAATTTCTATTGGAGGAATTGAACTGATAATAAATTTCAAAAAATTTCTCACTGGTCATGGCAGAGGGTATATAGTATAAGGTTAATGACAAAGAAGGACTTCTCTATTACAATATTATCCATAAGAGTTGGTATGATTGTAAAAGAGAAGTCTTTTACTTATAAAAGTAGATTAAAACAGATTTGGTAAGAATTTTTAGGATTGAGCATGCAAGTACAGGAAAGGGGAGATTTAAAATGATTTATATAACCGGTGACTGCCACAATAATTTTGAACGATTTAACACCCGGAATTTCCCGGAACAGAAAGAGATGACAAAAGATGATTATGTCATAATCTGCGGAGATTTCGGCGGGGTGTGGAACAAAGATGGGGAAAGCAAGATGGAAACGAGTGCTCTTGACTGGCTGGACGGCAAAGCATTTACTACATTATTTGTTGACGGAAACCATGAGAATTTTGACCGCCTGTACGCTTATCCGGTGGAAATGTGGCATGGAGGGAAAGCCCATAAAATACGTCCCTCCGTCATTCATCTGATGCGTGGGCAGATATTTGAGCTGGAAGAAAAAAAGATATTTACTTTTGGAGGTGCCAGCAGTCATGATATTTCAGCCGGTATTCTTGAGCCAGATGATCCAAAGTTCAAGCTTAAGAAAAAAGTATTAGACCGGGGCTGGGAGCCATACCGTATTAATCACATAAGCTGGTGGAAGGAAGAACTGCCGTCAGAAGAGGAGAAACAAGAAGGTCTAAAGAATCTGCAGAAATATCATAATGAAGTGGACTTTATTGTGACTCACTGCTGTGCGTCCAGCACGCAGGCAATCATGAGTGATGGATTATATAAACCGGATATGCTGACGGAATATTTTGAAAAGATTCGGCAGACAGCCAGATTTAAAAAATGGTTTTTTGGACATTATCATGATAATCGAAACGTAACAAAGGATGAATTACTGCTGTGGGAGCAGATTATCAGAATATCGTAGAAAAAATATTTATTACGAGCGACAAATGTTTGTGTGATACAATGATGTGTATAAGAAAATGAGAAAGGGTGAAAAAATGAAAATCAGTGAATTTTTTGAATATAATAATCAACAGGTATTAGAAGAAAATGAGAATATATTAGAGTATTTGGAACAGATTTTTGGGAAAGCAACGGAGATAGATCGCGAAGGAAAAAAAGAATTTACTTTCGGAAAGGTAATAGGTCTTGTAACAGATAGCTTTTTAGATGAAAAGACAAAACGTCAGAAGGTATCTATGCTATTGTGTGATGCGGATTCTAAGTTATTACTTTGGAATGGACGACCTGTGGAAATATTAAGAACCAACCCCGAAAATCGTCTGGAAGAGAAAAAATCTTATATTCAGGGTCTTTTCTTTAGTGGAAGTGAATTATTTACAAGAAATCCTCAGCCTTGCGAAGAGGTTCCCGGGGCAAATATGGTCACGTCTTTCGTTTCTGATTTGGACGAGGAAATAAGAACTGCCGAGGAAACAGATGAAAATATTCTATCACTGAAAAATAAACTGGAGGACCAGGGCTATCATTGTAATATCAAGGTTCTCGCCCAGTTCCTTTTGGGGTTGAATACAAATCAGCTCATAATTTTACACGGAGCACCGGGCATGGGAAAGACAAGTTTTGTATCAAATATAGCCAGAGCGCTTGGATTTGCATATAAGATCATTCCAGTAAGACCGAACTGGATTGATAATCAGGATCTGACAGGATATTTTAACCCGGTAGAACGAAGATATTATTCCACCCCATTTCTGGATGCACTTTGTGAGGCAAAGGAGAATCCCCAAAAGCATTATCTGATTTGTCTGGATGAGATGAACCTTGCGCATGTAGAGTATTATTTCTCAGACGTGTTAAGCAGTATGGAATCGGGAGAAGGAATTCCATTATATGCTCATAAAGACCAGGAAAATGCATGGAAGAGACAGGAAACTATCATGGCATCTCATAATGAGAATACCGTAGAATGGCTGGATGCAAAGACTGATCAGGAAAATCTTAAAAATCGTTATACACCGGAATTTGAAATTCCGCAGAATGTAACATTTGTAGGAACCCTCAATATGGATGCGACTACCAATGATCTAAGCCCGAAGGTGATTGACAGAAGCTGCATTATAAAAGTGACAAAAGATGCAGGAGAGACTTTGTGCCCATTTGAACAAGGTGTTATGACTTTGGAAGAGATGCAGGGAGAAGATTCATTTGAAAAACAGCTTTTGAAAGCTCTGAAGAAAGATGTTTCCAATCGTGTGGAGAGACAAAGAGCCAGAATGAGAGAGAGACTAAAGAGTGGATACTTAAAGGAACGGCTTTCAGATAGAGATTTCCAGGACATGTTTCTTGCAATGAAAGTGTTGCCAGCCCTGAACGTAGAGGAAGTGGAGTGCACGCTGGATGATGGAGAATTCTCCATTGGTGATTTTCTTATTGAGGGCGGAGATGCGAACTGGGAGAAAATGTATCCGTTGACAGTCACATATCTGAAACAAATGTGCAGTCCGGAAGAGAAAACCATGAATTATTGGAGAATGAATTAACAAAAGAGGAATACAAATGCAGGCAGTTTTTTTGAATAATAAAACATGCGAGAGAGTACATCCTGTAAGGATTCGTAAGGATAATCCGGATGCGGAACCATTTTATGAAGGAATGGATGAGCCTTTAAGAGAGATTCACGATATCTGGATCATGCAGTATCTGAGAGTCGATGGAGCTTATTTTCCGAGAATTGCTTTTGAGGCAAACGAGGATGAAAATATAGAATTTGATTCAAATCAGGAATATGAGATACTGTCCAGGAAAACAGATGGGTATATTTATTTCATTCCGGAAAATTTTAATATCTATACAGTTGGAGATGCACAATTCTTTTACCGGAAGAATGGAAAGAAACAAAAAATCCGAATACATGTTGCTTCTATGCTGGATGGGGAAACCTATGAGAAAATTCTAAAGGAACTGACAGCAATCAGTATCCGTTTTCTTTATATGACTATGAATGATGGGAAAAACAGGCGTATAAAAAGGGAGTACCTGACAGAGTATGAATTGGAAATTCATCAGCTGGAACACACAATTAAAGAAATGTCAGAGACCTTAAAAGCATTGGACCGGGAGCCGGTAACGGATATGATAAGCCGGCCGGCGAGACAGAATTTCAGACAGGTAAAACATCTGGACGCCAATGTTATTATGGATCATTATGTGTTAAAGAAACCGAAGGTGCGTACAAGAGTCCATGAAAAAACATTTCATATTTATGAAAACCAGAAGGTATATAATTTTGTGAAATTACTGGAGAAGCGTCTGTGGGCACTGGAACAGGAACTGGAAGATAAGAAAATGCAGATGAATCGGGCAGCTCAGGGAGAAAATAGATCCAAGTATGATGATGTAGAAGAAAATTCGGGTGTTGTAGGAACGAAAAAATCCAT
The sequence above is drawn from the Dorea formicigenerans genome and encodes:
- a CDS encoding response regulator transcription factor, with amino-acid sequence MDKTCILIVDDNPEIREIINVLLGGEGFEVSEAENGAQALTLIEQQDFDLIILDIMMPGPNGYQTCRKIRELSNAPILFLSARTKESDKTLGFSSGGDDYLAKPFSYNELISRSKALIRRYQVYKGKNESGNQSINSASVNPTAEPIASTSNASDSRHRILLFHDLEINQTVREVHKNGQLLDLTETEYSMLELLVANRHQTFSAQRLFESVWQEPYYYGANNTVTVHIRNLRSKVEDHPGNPELIKTVWGKGYRCD
- a CDS encoding glycosyltransferase family 2 protein: MDRISIVVPCFNEEEALPVYYREMKRVMGELSEVSFEILFVDDGSSDKTLEILKQLNAKDGRCEYLSFSRNFGKEAAIYAGLKHASGDYVATMDVDLQDPPGLLPEMYRILKEEPYDSVATRRATRTGEPKIRSFLSETFYKFINSISKTEIVNGARDYRLMKRIMVDAVLEMSEYNRFSKGIFGWVGFRTKWLEFQNVERSAGETKWSLRKLFSYSLEGITGFSVAPLSLASVMGVGFCALAFIMIAVIIVRTLIWGDPVAGWPSMVCIIFLVSGVQLFCLGIVGEYLAKTYLETKHRPIFILKESKVQMAGKVAGDSFVGSGVNAVMREKKSGEESHEDKTVKASA
- a CDS encoding YfhO family protein; this encodes MKTRQSKRLHNQNVGTTKPEHLHNNEESTMSKYLYYAGYVILAALTLFFCWMFCLRWGVFGAKVDWISQHSVIPDYFRKQFYETGNLFPEFAMNLGGGQNIYNYSYYGLYSPLFLLSYALPFVKMSTYVIVMEMLCLMASVLLLYLWLNRKGFGRAVSFAVAVIFLLTGPMICQSYSQIMFVNYMPFLILAMMGVDRYFEKRRSGLLAVSTFLMIMTSFYFSIGGMLALVIYGIHCYGRKLEGKNERATVKGFLCEGVRFLLPMIFAVLASGVLLVPTALALIGRSSGESSGGSANAESLSVLLGSGNATKILKGLFFPQLRLSGVFYSPYGLGFGTLMLTVLVATMFRRRWSDRVMSWIIAIVAGVPVFVYILNGGLYLRDKALIPLIPLFCYMLAMYIKKVSCEEFSWGGCIPYVVTMELIYIGRNQEGMGNLWPFLMTESQIMFGCYLATGVIKEVWRKRRKTIWRIRGTVLILAGSMVVFLAVFDNQYAKEKQEMLDTTFYKQVTDSKITDAIQTATDEAKKDGGFYRTVQLGTDDENAANLNRVWNTDQYISSIYSSSYNKAYQNFRKDTFGLEQPYRNFLMQSEESNPIYARFMGEKYIVTKSKMKGVRLLGKSGEWKIYENESAASIIYGTSQVMSEKNYDKLDYPYNQTTLLQKAVVPESATKQTDSIEAVDNLHNAVLRFGENSCISEADGGYHIFARKDTKVKAEIVSQIDINSVNTVNTENAGENTNVANETKTDSGNRVLLLRFKVKNLKPSKDLTIWVDGNRNKLSAKQRVYYNDNTTFTYAVALEGDENQVEVTFSKGKYNLSDVEAYIATLPGTELYESEFLQNSTKTKGNVIAGNLTMQKSGYLITSIPYDSGFKIQVDGKNVKSEKVNTAFLGCKMKAGEHDIVITYHAPGMAAGKVMSFVGMMGFLILSVLEHVDTKK
- a CDS encoding metal-dependent transcriptional regulator, with the protein product MVIRESAEDYLETILILKNRLGNVRSIDIAHELSFSKPSVSVAMKNLRLNNYITVDENGYINLTDSGMAIAGKIYERHTFLTSFLISIGVDPETAAEDACKIEHVISSESFSALKKYLADNEKN
- a CDS encoding metallophosphoesterase family protein, with translation MIYITGDCHNNFERFNTRNFPEQKEMTKDDYVIICGDFGGVWNKDGESKMETSALDWLDGKAFTTLFVDGNHENFDRLYAYPVEMWHGGKAHKIRPSVIHLMRGQIFELEEKKIFTFGGASSHDISAGILEPDDPKFKLKKKVLDRGWEPYRINHISWWKEELPSEEEKQEGLKNLQKYHNEVDFIVTHCCASSTQAIMSDGLYKPDMLTEYFEKIRQTARFKKWFFGHYHDNRNVTKDELLLWEQIIRIS
- a CDS encoding McrB family protein, whose product is MRKGEKMKISEFFEYNNQQVLEENENILEYLEQIFGKATEIDREGKKEFTFGKVIGLVTDSFLDEKTKRQKVSMLLCDADSKLLLWNGRPVEILRTNPENRLEEKKSYIQGLFFSGSELFTRNPQPCEEVPGANMVTSFVSDLDEEIRTAEETDENILSLKNKLEDQGYHCNIKVLAQFLLGLNTNQLIILHGAPGMGKTSFVSNIARALGFAYKIIPVRPNWIDNQDLTGYFNPVERRYYSTPFLDALCEAKENPQKHYLICLDEMNLAHVEYYFSDVLSSMESGEGIPLYAHKDQENAWKRQETIMASHNENTVEWLDAKTDQENLKNRYTPEFEIPQNVTFVGTLNMDATTNDLSPKVIDRSCIIKVTKDAGETLCPFEQGVMTLEEMQGEDSFEKQLLKALKKDVSNRVERQRARMRERLKSGYLKERLSDRDFQDMFLAMKVLPALNVEEVECTLDDGEFSIGDFLIEGGDANWEKMYPLTVTYLKQMCSPEEKTMNYWRMN